The Nitrosomonas sp. sh817 genome includes a window with the following:
- the zapE gene encoding cell division protein ZapE, with translation MSEVSHTTSPKTEYQSLIQAGELKPDADQAHAVDALERLHRELLDLPLNSARGERSKSNWSTVLFGWLNTGKPVPKGIYLYGGVGRGKSMLMDLFYAATPTTSKRRVHFHEFMLDVHDRLKTWHELSAREKVQQGGRANDDDPMPFIARKIIQEARLLCFDELQVTDIADAMVLTRLFKELFTQGVIVVATSNRPPDELYKNGLNRQRFLPFIEQVKEKLEIVPLQGPVDYRYDRLQGAQTYYFPANEQTSSELSATFFRLTDRHVKDRDKVPSEELHVQGRTLFVPKAARGVAVFSFKRLCANPLGTADYLAIARAYHTVIMVAIPQFNEHNSDQARRFIHLIDALYEHGVKFLCSAAVPLAELYVGGDIGFEFERTVSRLTEMQSEAYLVRGHGKAIM, from the coding sequence ATGTCTGAAGTTTCACACACAACAAGTCCTAAAACCGAATACCAATCGTTGATCCAGGCCGGCGAACTGAAACCGGATGCCGATCAAGCCCATGCGGTCGATGCGTTAGAACGCTTACACCGGGAATTACTTGATTTACCGCTTAACAGCGCGCGCGGGGAGCGATCCAAATCCAACTGGTCCACCGTTTTGTTTGGTTGGCTCAACACCGGCAAACCGGTTCCGAAAGGCATTTATCTCTACGGCGGTGTCGGTCGCGGTAAATCGATGCTGATGGATTTGTTTTATGCCGCGACGCCGACCACATCGAAACGGCGCGTGCATTTTCACGAATTCATGCTCGATGTTCACGATCGGCTCAAAACCTGGCACGAGCTTTCCGCACGCGAGAAAGTGCAGCAAGGCGGGCGGGCCAATGACGACGATCCGATGCCGTTCATTGCTCGCAAAATCATCCAGGAAGCGCGATTATTGTGCTTCGATGAACTGCAAGTGACCGACATCGCCGACGCCATGGTGCTCACGCGATTGTTCAAAGAATTGTTCACACAAGGCGTGATCGTTGTTGCAACGTCCAACCGGCCGCCGGATGAATTGTACAAAAACGGCTTGAACCGCCAGCGTTTCTTGCCATTCATCGAGCAAGTGAAAGAAAAATTGGAAATTGTTCCGCTGCAAGGTCCGGTCGATTATCGTTACGACCGGTTGCAAGGCGCGCAGACTTATTATTTTCCGGCTAACGAACAAACCAGCTCGGAGTTATCGGCAACCTTCTTCCGCCTGACCGACCGTCATGTCAAAGACCGTGACAAGGTGCCTAGCGAAGAACTGCACGTGCAAGGCCGGACCTTGTTCGTGCCCAAAGCAGCCCGCGGCGTAGCGGTATTCTCGTTTAAGCGGCTGTGCGCCAACCCGCTTGGCACTGCCGATTATCTCGCCATCGCCCGCGCTTATCACACCGTGATCATGGTCGCGATCCCGCAGTTCAATGAGCATAACAGCGACCAGGCCCGGCGCTTTATCCATTTAATCGACGCGCTGTATGAGCACGGCGTCAAATTTCTGTGTTCCGCCGCCGTGCCGCTAGCGGAACTGTACGTCGGCGGCGACATCGGCTTTGAGTTTGAACGCACCGTTTCACGTTTGACGGAAATGCAGTCGGAAGCTTATCTTGTGAGGGGCCACGGCAAAGCCATTATGTAG
- a CDS encoding adenosylcobinamide-GDP ribazoletransferase — MTTPSHSPSPSPNRSWFQQEWRGLLLAIGFFTRIPVPALPDFHEQELNTAAKYFPLVGIIVGAFAAIVYSLANAVLPQDISVLLSMVATIWLTGAFHEDGLTDAIDGLGGGWEKEQVLQIMQDSRIGSYGVVGIVLVLSLKFAALNHFPPLLVPVLLIAGHSLSRLCSVMVMATQRYVKFSGKSKPLATSMPLTHLAVAALLGLLPLLWLPSSWYWGIVPVAAVWMWFSLVLKKRIGGYTGDCLGAMQQLTEVSFYLGVLACAAT, encoded by the coding sequence ATGACGACTCCGTCGCATTCTCCTTCCCCTTCCCCGAATCGCTCCTGGTTCCAGCAAGAATGGCGCGGCTTATTGCTGGCCATCGGTTTCTTTACGCGCATCCCGGTACCGGCATTGCCGGATTTTCACGAGCAGGAGTTGAACACGGCAGCCAAGTATTTTCCGCTGGTGGGCATTATCGTAGGCGCTTTTGCAGCCATTGTTTACTCGCTTGCCAACGCAGTGTTGCCGCAGGATATTTCGGTACTGCTCAGTATGGTTGCGACGATATGGCTTACCGGCGCGTTTCATGAAGACGGTTTGACCGATGCAATCGACGGTCTTGGCGGTGGATGGGAAAAAGAGCAAGTGTTGCAAATCATGCAGGATTCGCGTATCGGCAGCTATGGTGTGGTGGGTATTGTGCTGGTACTGTCGCTGAAATTTGCCGCGTTGAACCATTTTCCGCCGCTGCTGGTGCCGGTCTTGTTGATTGCGGGCCATAGCTTAAGCCGACTTTGTTCCGTGATGGTGATGGCCACGCAGCGCTATGTGAAGTTTTCGGGTAAATCCAAACCTCTCGCGACCAGCATGCCGCTTACCCATCTTGCCGTGGCCGCTCTATTGGGATTATTACCGTTGCTGTGGCTGCCGTCCTCCTGGTATTGGGGAATTGTGCCCGTGGCGGCTGTGTGGATGTGGTTTAGCCTTGTTCTAAAAAAGCGCATTGGCGGTTACACCGGCGATTGCTTAGGCGCCATGCAACAGCTTACCGAAGTCTCTTTTTATCTGGGTGTATTGGCATGCGCCGCTACATAA
- a CDS encoding ribonuclease T, with amino-acid sequence MIVLRKNTIFQVFLIIVTLGYFQPVWAEKTSGEFTAQQTCPAYVSKNKSTNPDNAKILAGSKYAITEVLTANNPDWYRVVVPAANPQERWVNASCGQAQLSGGGGGGDNNDGGGGSCNTAGQGDSYVLALSWQPAFCETKPDKAECKITDPKVYQAKHFTLHGLWPNKKSCGTHYGFCGDVKNQKSNFCDYPAVQLDDAPRTSLAEVMPSVTAGSCLERHEWHKHGTCAQWSLEDYFDLAADLTRQFNDAGMAYFMNRRIGQQVRTDDFINRVTAVLGTAAKDRIKLNCNQGMLVEIQLNLSASLTPGIDLEKLLPDAPVQGKSNCGETFLVDAIGQ; translated from the coding sequence ATGATAGTTCTCAGAAAAAACACGATTTTTCAAGTTTTCCTGATCATTGTTACACTCGGTTATTTTCAGCCCGTCTGGGCGGAAAAGACATCCGGCGAATTCACGGCGCAGCAAACCTGCCCGGCTTATGTATCCAAAAATAAATCGACCAATCCGGATAATGCAAAAATTCTGGCCGGAAGCAAATACGCGATTACCGAAGTGCTGACGGCGAATAATCCCGACTGGTATCGCGTGGTTGTACCTGCGGCCAATCCGCAAGAACGCTGGGTTAATGCCAGTTGCGGCCAGGCCCAACTGAGCGGTGGAGGGGGCGGCGGCGACAATAATGACGGCGGTGGCGGTAGCTGCAATACCGCGGGACAAGGCGATAGCTATGTATTGGCGTTGTCGTGGCAGCCGGCATTCTGTGAAACCAAACCCGATAAAGCAGAATGCAAAATTACCGACCCTAAAGTTTACCAAGCCAAACATTTCACGCTACATGGTTTATGGCCGAACAAAAAAAGTTGCGGCACACATTATGGATTCTGCGGTGATGTCAAAAACCAGAAAAGCAATTTCTGCGATTACCCGGCTGTTCAATTGGATGACGCCCCCCGCACTTCATTAGCGGAAGTGATGCCGAGCGTAACCGCCGGTTCTTGCTTGGAACGGCATGAATGGCACAAGCACGGTACCTGCGCTCAGTGGTCATTGGAAGACTATTTCGATTTGGCAGCCGACTTGACCCGCCAGTTTAACGATGCCGGCATGGCGTATTTCATGAACCGCAGGATCGGACAGCAGGTTCGCACCGATGATTTCATTAATCGCGTAACAGCGGTGCTGGGAACAGCCGCGAAGGACCGGATCAAGCTGAATTGCAACCAAGGCATGCTGGTCGAAATTCAATTGAATCTATCCGCCAGTCTGACCCCTGGTATCGATCTGGAGAAATTATTGCCGGACGCGCCGGTTCAGGGCAAATCGAATTGCGGCGAGACATTCCTGGTTGACGCCATCGGTCAATGA
- a CDS encoding TIGR01777 family oxidoreductase, whose product MNILITGATGFIGQQLVRRLQRGHHIITVLSRNAKRASEMLGVPAYDWDYATQDVPFEAIKDCQVIINLMGENLGEGRWTKARKHEIYTSRILSTRKLVAAAPDSLHTFVCGSAIGIYPGTGDDCYDESYTVPEQRSFMQTICHDWEQEAARIESNGVRRVSIRTGVVLGHGGMLQKLLPVFKLSLGGPAGNGKQWLPWIHIDDIVSVYIAAALDSRYQGPVNAVAPNPVRYREFATALGHALQRPAFFPAPAFILKLVLGEAAALALNSYRVTPRRLLEEFGFHFKYSDLPAALADLHRPH is encoded by the coding sequence ATGAATATTCTGATCACAGGCGCAACGGGATTCATTGGTCAGCAATTAGTACGGCGTTTGCAGCGAGGCCACCACATCATCACCGTATTGAGCCGCAATGCCAAGAGAGCGAGCGAAATGCTTGGCGTACCGGCATATGATTGGGATTACGCCACGCAGGATGTCCCTTTTGAGGCAATAAAAGACTGTCAGGTTATCATCAACTTGATGGGCGAGAATTTGGGCGAAGGCCGTTGGACTAAAGCGCGCAAGCACGAGATTTATACCTCGCGTATCCTCAGCACCCGCAAGCTGGTTGCCGCCGCGCCGGACAGTCTGCACACTTTCGTGTGCGGCTCGGCGATCGGTATTTACCCCGGTACCGGCGACGATTGTTACGATGAGTCGTATACCGTGCCGGAACAGCGCAGTTTCATGCAAACGATTTGCCATGATTGGGAACAGGAGGCGGCAAGGATCGAAAGCAACGGTGTGCGCCGGGTCAGCATCCGCACCGGCGTGGTGCTCGGTCACGGCGGCATGCTGCAGAAACTGCTGCCGGTTTTCAAACTGAGTCTTGGCGGCCCTGCCGGCAATGGAAAACAATGGTTGCCTTGGATACACATCGATGACATTGTATCCGTCTACATTGCAGCCGCGCTGGATTCGCGTTATCAAGGTCCGGTCAATGCCGTGGCGCCTAACCCGGTACGTTACCGGGAATTCGCCACGGCGCTGGGTCATGCACTGCAACGTCCGGCTTTTTTCCCGGCACCGGCATTTATTTTGAAATTGGTATTGGGCGAAGCCGCTGCGCTGGCGTTAAACAGCTATCGCGTCACGCCGCGGCGATTGCTGGAAGAATTCGGTTTTCATTTCAAATATAGCGATTTACCGGCGGCTTTGGCGGATTTGCACCGGCCGCATTAA
- a CDS encoding deoxyribodipyrimidine photo-lyase, with the protein MTTPLAVFWFRRDLRLHDNAGLAQALASGHAVLPVFIFDSNILSGLPQDDARVTFIFDTLQALRTQLERDHGSSLALYHGKPLEVFERILHSYPVAAVYTNHDYEPYARERDDALRQWLKTQSVTFHSFKDQVVFEKREVVKEDGDPYVVYTPYMRKWRSMLSQIALTVYPSAERLSGLVKQLSCSNLTLADIGFVRAAITVPPYQLGIGILEYYAADRDFPARQGTSQLSPHLRFGTVSIRQIVQQTLEISDSFCNELIWREFFSQILWHFPQTVHKSFKPQYDRIQWRNDATEFQRWCEGTTGYPLVDAGMRQLNATGLMHNRIRMVTASFLCKHLLIDWRWGEAYFARKLLDYDLASNVGNWQWVGGCGVDAAPYFRIFNPTTQIEKFDQQFDYIQTWVHDWHTLSYPAPMVDHAAARTRCLHAYREAVS; encoded by the coding sequence ATGACGACACCGCTTGCTGTTTTCTGGTTCCGGCGCGATTTGCGCTTGCACGATAATGCCGGACTCGCGCAGGCGCTGGCATCCGGCCATGCGGTGCTGCCGGTTTTCATTTTTGACTCGAACATTCTCAGCGGACTGCCCCAAGACGACGCACGCGTCACGTTTATTTTCGATACGCTGCAAGCGTTGCGCACGCAGCTGGAGCGGGATCACGGCAGCTCACTGGCGCTGTATCACGGCAAGCCGCTGGAAGTTTTCGAACGCATCCTGCATTCGTACCCGGTTGCGGCGGTATACACCAACCATGATTATGAGCCTTATGCGCGAGAACGTGACGACGCCTTACGGCAATGGCTGAAAACACAATCGGTAACATTCCATAGCTTCAAAGACCAGGTAGTGTTCGAAAAGCGCGAAGTCGTGAAAGAAGACGGCGATCCTTATGTGGTGTATACCCCGTACATGCGCAAATGGCGGTCAATGTTGAGTCAAATCGCACTGACGGTCTATCCCAGTGCCGAACGATTATCCGGGCTAGTCAAACAACTGTCATGCTCCAATCTGACGCTGGCGGATATCGGCTTTGTCCGTGCCGCAATCACCGTTCCGCCCTATCAGCTCGGTATCGGCATACTGGAATACTATGCCGCAGACAGGGATTTCCCGGCACGGCAGGGCACGTCGCAATTATCGCCGCATTTGCGTTTCGGCACCGTCAGCATCCGCCAGATTGTGCAGCAAACGCTTGAAATCAGTGACAGTTTTTGCAATGAACTGATCTGGCGGGAGTTTTTCAGTCAAATATTGTGGCATTTCCCGCAAACTGTGCATAAAAGCTTCAAACCGCAATACGATCGCATTCAATGGCGTAACGATGCAACGGAATTTCAGCGCTGGTGCGAGGGCACCACCGGTTATCCATTAGTCGACGCCGGTATGCGCCAGCTCAATGCGACCGGATTAATGCACAACCGCATCCGTATGGTTACCGCCAGCTTTCTGTGCAAGCACCTGCTGATAGACTGGCGCTGGGGTGAGGCTTATTTTGCGCGGAAATTGCTGGATTACGACCTGGCCAGTAATGTCGGCAACTGGCAGTGGGTGGGCGGCTGTGGCGTCGATGCGGCACCCTATTTCAGAATTTTTAATCCAACCACGCAAATTGAGAAGTTCGATCAACAGTTCGACTATATCCAAACCTGGGTACATGACTGGCACACACTCTCTTATCCGGCGCCGATGGTGGATCACGCAGCCGCGCGCACGCGTTGCCTTCATGCTTACCGGGAAGCAGTTAGTTAA
- the tnpA gene encoding IS200/IS605 family transposase translates to MDYRYGSHTVYQIEYHFVWVTKYRYKILKGEVAERVRELVRQTCEAFEMRIVQGVVSKDHVRILVSCPPEMAPSEIMRRLKGRTSSYLFEEFPHLKKRYWGRHFWARGYFCVTVGQMTEEMIKQYLEHHFEPNPNDNFKMEPE, encoded by the coding sequence ATGGATTATAGATATGGAAGTCATACGGTTTATCAGATTGAATATCATTTTGTATGGGTAACGAAGTATAGATATAAGATTCTGAAGGGAGAAGTAGCAGAACGAGTACGAGAGTTGGTTCGTCAGACGTGTGAAGCATTTGAAATGAGAATTGTACAGGGTGTAGTAAGTAAGGATCATGTGCGTATTCTGGTGAGTTGTCCGCCGGAGATGGCTCCGAGTGAGATCATGAGGCGACTAAAAGGACGAACATCGAGCTATCTGTTTGAAGAATTTCCTCACTTGAAGAAGCGGTACTGGGGAAGGCATTTTTGGGCGCGAGGGTATTTCTGCGTGACAGTAGGTCAGATGACAGAAGAGATGATCAAACAATACTTGGAGCATCATTTTGAGCCAAATCCAAACGACAATTTTAAAATGGAGCCGGAATAA
- a CDS encoding SDR family NAD(P)-dependent oxidoreductase: protein MNNKQRIVIVGATSAIAEHCVRLWAQDQPVDLTLIGRDADRIKRVAADIGARSPEADIHVTQLDFLDTAAIQTAVDEIAKQQAVDIVLIAHGSLPEQDACQNDLQACREALEINGISPLLFAEAFAKHMAKADSGTLVLVGSVAGDRGRKSNYVYGSAKGLVTRYAQGLQHRFAGTGVKVVLVKPGPTDTPMTAHLKAQGAKLASVEAIAKNIVDGVKRGQPVVYAPPKWRLIMLIIQHLPNFIFHKLNI, encoded by the coding sequence ATGAACAACAAGCAACGGATTGTCATCGTCGGTGCTACGTCGGCGATCGCCGAGCACTGCGTCAGACTGTGGGCGCAAGATCAACCGGTGGACCTGACTTTGATCGGACGGGATGCCGACCGGATTAAACGTGTTGCTGCCGATATCGGTGCGCGCAGTCCCGAAGCGGATATTCACGTGACACAACTGGATTTTCTCGATACGGCCGCCATTCAAACGGCGGTTGACGAGATTGCTAAGCAGCAAGCCGTTGATATTGTTTTGATTGCGCATGGTTCTCTGCCGGAACAAGATGCTTGCCAGAATGATTTGCAGGCGTGCCGGGAGGCGTTGGAAATCAATGGAATTTCTCCGCTGCTTTTCGCCGAAGCGTTTGCGAAGCATATGGCAAAGGCTGATTCCGGTACCTTGGTACTGGTAGGGTCGGTGGCTGGTGACAGAGGGCGCAAGTCCAATTATGTTTATGGTTCGGCCAAAGGCTTGGTGACGCGATACGCGCAAGGCCTGCAACACCGCTTCGCGGGAACCGGTGTCAAGGTTGTTCTGGTTAAACCGGGGCCGACAGACACACCGATGACTGCGCACTTGAAAGCTCAAGGCGCTAAATTAGCCTCTGTCGAAGCAATTGCAAAAAACATTGTGGATGGGGTTAAACGTGGCCAACCGGTCGTGTACGCGCCACCAAAATGGAGGTTGATTATGTTGATTATTCAGCATTTACCCAATTTTATCTTTCATAAATTGAACATCTAG